The following DNA comes from Cucumis sativus cultivar 9930 chromosome 7, Cucumber_9930_V3, whole genome shotgun sequence.
caaattcttcaatcCTAAgttacatataattttttctaaatttagtcCATGTGGATATAgtttaaagaaattgtaaaaaaaatgacaaagtggacaaaatatttacacttcacgacaaaaataagtttagtaGACTTTTGTCCTTCACTCCTTTTTGTCTCTCGTGAAACTTTGCCATAAGTAAaactagtttttcttttttattattctttttaaaagaatccATAGTTTAAAATCTCAATCGAATTTATGCTTACGCTCTTTTCTAAAGAACAATTTACACTCTTAAACTTAACTTTCTGATTTGATAGACTCTAAAGTATTTGTCATTAATGAAAGTATCAGTTTCTCTAATGACGATGTCTgacatttaaatgaaaattttgtagtaTACTCGTATggtaagttttgttttattttagaatgtaTTTTTATGTATTCAAATCTTTTATCAATCAACATTTcctttataaatttgaaatacagaaactaaaataaaagtaagaaactaaaaatagaTTCGAGCACAAAATTTTAGAGCTGCGATGGAAAAAAGCAAGAAGTAACGATAAATAAACTGAGCATAGCTCAATAAATAAGTCGATCCAAAGACCCATAATCGTGGGGAAAAAGGTTGCAGCTTTCgaattattgaattatatggtttttaacaaaaacaaaactgtACAGATGGGTTTAAAAACCTAAGGATTTCTCTTTGAATCATGCTTGAGAAATACCCTTTTTCACAACCATATCATAAACTCTATCTATCTTACTTGGATCCACCTTGAACAGACCATGTACATCAGATTTCTTAGTAACACTCCCCTTTAACATCTCAACTGATATGATATCTACCATTTTTAGATAATGAGCTGGTAATATTCTGATCTCACAGCAAAGTCGCCTCTCCTACACATCAAGACATCGAATTAAAATGGTTAATCACAGCCTTAACTAGTTACCTTCTCCCTGGCTAAATATGGCAGCTAAGCCCAGCAATGTCATGGCCAAGGAGAGAACCAATGTCCAATAAGGGAAGTGTGGAAGACAAGAAGAAAATTCTCACCATTTCAGATAGTAAATCGGCGCCTGCAAATTCCGAAATGTCCCAATTGTGGACTGTGGTTGACATCCAGGGAGTAGTTGAAGATGGATCCTTGCCACTGCCTTGCGATCTTGGAGATTCCTTTACATTGCCCCTGGGAATGTCATCATATTCTCCTTTCAGATGATTTGATACTTCACATGGAACACCTTGACTACTTTCCTTAATCCTCTTGCTGCTCTCTCTggtttctttccttttctgatcaagaaatttatttgattcgACAATTGTTCGACACCCAGCAGCTCGAGCTTCCTACGTTTGAAAGATGTATACTGCATTACTTAAATCATATAACAGACTGATAGATGACAATAGGATGGATTTTAAGTAGtttgaaacaataaattttaatcttatgACACATAAACATCAATTCTAGATTGTTTCAGCCTTTTGTTCCCCTTTCTGAGATAGGAACAACAGCCGGCTGCCCAGCTATTCAATAACCCAAACCGAGGTTTTattatgaaaacaataaaagtacAAGGACATGAAGAAAAGGTTCACCAAAGAAGTCTAAATACGTTATTCAAAAAGACTCAAATCTACACAAATATTTACATGCGCATGGCCCCTTGCATTTTCagttgtatatattttatcagCAATTTCATTTAGATAAATTAGATAACAAGTTGTGAATTGCTaatgaaacaataaataattaaggtacaaatacaaatttgcCCCTTGTACTTTTAATTCtagttaattttaaactttgtactttcaaaatattcattttgacatataaactttcaactttGGTTCATTTTGATATGTACTCTCAAAATGTTCAATATTCAAGAGGATCAATATatcacattttgaaaattcaaggaCCAAAACAACCAAAGTTGAAATAACAAGGACcaaaatgaacattttgaaagtacagggaacaaaatgaacaaaagctaaaaataTAGAAGCTAAAATGAACATTTGAACATATTGATAGTACATGAGCTGAAATGAActaaagataaaagaatagGGACCAATGGACCATAGTAGTACTTAACCAATAATTAAAGACCACCCATGGACCTTTTTAGGATTTTGGGGATAGAGGGGCTTGAACCCTCAcaatttttaaagtaaatgGATTTTCCTATtactatttcattttgttggtATTGAGAGCCTGACTATTTCTATTTATCTTTCCAATACAACTATTATTGAATTGATTGCATCAAGCAGCTGCATAACTTAAAAGGCAACAGGATAACTAAACCTGAAGTTCTTGTATTCTCTTCACAATGCGATGCTCTTCAATTAAATTCTTGAGAAGCTCTTCATGGTCTTCTTTGGAGTGGAACCGCATGAAGACCTTGTAAGGCTGACATATTGCTCTCTCTTCGGGAgataaatgtttttcaaatggGTCGGAGTAAAGTAGATCTCTGTCCAGTATGAAATCCTTCCTGCGTTTCCTTTCATCAAGCCTGCCAAAAGGTCCAAATTCATATGaatcaagaaattaataatCTATAGGTGCATACACAGGAGAAGAAACTAATTAGGATAACAATATTAATCCTTTGGACTTTggattttcttcttgttttgcTCACAGGCTCTAGAGGGTCTTGTCCAGCTCGTTGAAATTGTATAATGTTCTCTTTTGTCTTGGTTTATGTTGTATCTATTCTTTTAGTCCTTTGTGCTCTTGGGATAtgtctcttgtactttgagcattagtttcttatatttatttaataaagagGCTCGTTTCTGtctcaaagaaaagaaaaaaaaaacaattgttcATATTAACAGCATAGCCACTCCTACTAAGGTAATGACTAATGATAATGCTAACGACgttgcttttattttctagTATCAGGATCCTCCTGCAAATGACCCACCTAAGATTTGTATAGAGACGATAATTACCAATAGGTCGTCAAAGACAAAACAAGGGTTTTTAAACAATCATCTAATCAAGTATGACCTGAGAATTTCAAACTTACAACACCCTTGATACCAGAATAACAAAATTCGAACCAGCAAAATAATCACACTATCTAAGATGGCAGTGTTAATACTAATTAAAGTGGTTTTGTTGCACCTCTTTGAGTATATGCGTAAAATTCTCAGCTTAAGTTCATGGTCAGCTTCAGAGTCAGTGTCCTTGAATTCCATATCTGCTAGTAAATGCTCAGCATCATTGTCATACTCAATATCGAACTCCTTCCGCTTGAAGTTGTATCCACTCAACTCAACCACAGAAGGCCCACTGTCACCTAATACCCTGGGTTTTTTCTCACTAAAGCTTCTGTCTGCTTCAGATTCtgcaaatatttaaaataaataaataaaacaaacaaagacaATGCCAGATTTTCCATTGGATTCAAGCGGTCACTtgaaaaaacctaaaaaagaaACCTTTTTAGAACTGgcttataaattaatgtgtTGGACGAGAAACTTTCAAATCTGGTTTAAGTGAGCTAGAATGTTAGACCACCACTgttatttacttataatagaagaaagaaaaataaggcacGTGAGGGACCACCTacagttaattaaaaaagaggaCAGTTATTTCAAAAAGGAAGTTAAATCAATAAGAGGGAGATGGGAAAGGATAAGCAGTTTTGGAGTGAAAGGAAAGGTCTGTAATACTCCTTGAAAGACAGGGGAAGCAGAAGACTGGTGTTATGTATTCTGGTTTgctttttagtattttgttttgtgtgttGTTTGgtattttggattaggaggtttactttgtttgatgtttgtgaattatCTTTAACGTGACTCATCTTCTGAGGTTCACGGTTTGCTTATAttgtaagttgtgtttgaattatcaatataaaagaaacactactacatcagtgttctatcataGAATGTCAAGGGCCATATAATGTTCATGTTTGTGATGAAAGATGAAGTCACGTGCAATTAAGATTCCATGTGCTTCAAAGCGAATTGAATTAGATGCAAACAAGTGATGGAAATAATATCACAGCAACTCAATCAGAGAAGCAATAGTTtgcaaaatgaagaaaacaaacctCCTTGTTTGGTTTCCTTCTTTATCTGTGGTTTGTTTGACTTCTTTACTGCACCTGAAAATGTACTACCACTGATTGAACCTACAAACAATTTCATCTATTATAACCGGAAATTGAACATGTTAAACGATGCATATTCCTTTCCAGGAACACATTCATATACGACAGTGcagtgaaaaaaaaacagtattCACTAAGCTACCTGCAGTTCCACTTGAAGAAGTTTGATGGGCAGAGTCCTCTTTCTTTGATTCTTCACATCTGATAAAAACATACATATAAGAATTTTTATTGAGGGATTAAACAAAGACAATAGAGGAACATGAAGagcaaatgaacatggttatACTTGACTCTCGCTGATAATGAAGACCCTTCATTAAGGTTATGCTCCCCTGCCATAGGAAACTCTGCAGTAAATAATACACATATATTAGATGATTGTCCAAACGGTGAAATATGCAGTAAATAAGGCACAATCaaagttttgtaatttgtagCTTCTAGCCGAAATCTGCACTAGATGAAAAAGGGTGCATTTCCAACAAACATGCATTCATAGATTTCAATTTCAGAAGAAGATGAGTGCATTAGATGACTGCCCAGAATACAATATGAGTAGTCACAAAGAACAAATATGTGAGTGGTAGTAGGAAATATAAcaacatatattttcttttgacaaatGAAGTCAACGAATATGCTTATGTCCACAGTTTTTCAGAAAAAGGCAATTATCTAAAGAAACAGGTTCATTACCGTTCTTGACCTCACCAGGGACTGTGGCCATGGCAAGAAGCTCCTCCCTGCTCTTACCCATAACGTGTGACAGGTCCTAAATAGTGTAGAAAAtgctgtttttattttcgtttcAGATTATGTAGTACAGAAAAACCAACATATGTTGAGTTAATCAGATAGTCTTACAGGGAGAGGGAAGCAAGGGGAGTTCATATATATAGCATTATAGTGATTGAGACACTGCAACTTGCTTTTTGTACCAACATGCTCTGCAACTCCATCCCAGTTTCCAAATCCATACACTGCAATGCCCTGAACATCGAGTGATTTTGGCCCAAGATCAGGATAACTAGAGTTCAAAATTATGGGAAGGAGCAAGATCCCTGATGGGAAAAACTTGATCAGAGTATTTTCGAGCAACTTCCTATAGATTGTATAAAATGCAGGTAAAGAGTAGAGCATTTATTAGCAACCACATTAAGTATAGATAAGCATTTCTCTTCgaagaaatgaaagatgaCGAAGCGGTATATGTAATTGGAATTTATGAGATCATAAAATCATAAAGTAAAAGATATTACAAATAAGCtttaagaaactaaaatgtttgatttgtATTCATATTGATGACTAGACCTTAACAGAGGATGACTATTGTGTGGCCTAAATCAACGAAAGAAGTGGATGGAGCTAGAATAATACTTATAATAGATAGAAGATATGATCACtgcatattttgttaaaaccCTGATTTACATATGCAAATAAAATACTGTAGATGGACACTCAAGTAATCATCATGATCATACCTCCAAAAGTAGGCTCTCCTCATCTGCATGCCAATCTGGACATAGAAGAGGAAATGACAAATTATCCTGTCagaaaaaatatttccatCTAATGAGTTAATGTGTTaacaatcaaatcaatattttaagcAACTCAGATCCATTAAATAAAGAGACAACAATGATAATTAATGgatatagattaaaaaaactGTTATAAAACCATTAAGTTTCAAAAAGAGTAGATAGTTTTTCAATAAGcaaagaggaaaaaggaaaaaaagaaaagaaaaaaaggagacTACTCTCCCTTtgtaataaattcaaattgtagGGGGGTCTTGTTTACTTACGGAGGGGAACACACATATTTCAATGtgattttatcatttgaactttattttgTGCTTTTTACTTTTCACAAAGTTTGTTTCTTGCTTTAAACAAATACAGTATATGTACTCTTTTATTTGTTCTCTTAAAAGTGGAAATATCTTAAAACTTAGTAACATTTAAGTGTAgctttctttaaataataaacgCTTTTGAAGGTTAATGGGTCCACAACAACAATGATGGAATCAATTCAATAAACTTGATCTACTTGATATTGTGACTGGAGCAGGGTATTTCAAAACGTAAGCCGGTTTGAGATCACAAAGAAACAGTAACTTCCTTTTCACTTCATAAATTTTGAGGTAAAATGGGGgcaaaattaagttttgaaCAGACAAGCGGTTTGGATCCTCTTCTCTGAAGAAATCTTCCCAGACATTTACCTTTTCTCCGAGAAACAAGACGCCACAGATGCAGAATGTTCTAGACAGGGTACTTGATAGTTGGATAGGCTTGGTTGGGCTGATCATACTATGAGATTATGTCATGGTATGGACATAATGTCCTGGTCCCTGGAGAAAAATGggattttttctctctacaaaATCAGCTTTCATCAAACTCACTGAAACTTCCCACAAGCTTACAACCCCGTTGATTGAAATGTGATATGGTAGTTTAATGTTTCAAAAAAGATTAACTTTTCCTTTGGAGTTTGGCTTGTAAACACTTGCGCTAAAAAGCAAAGATACAGATATGGGACACAGACATGACACTATCATAGCGACATGtcacatattttaaatttaggacACAGACATGGCAGTGACACTCTTGTTACaatttacctttttaaaaatatataacactTTTTTACCCgaacaaaattcaaagtaCATGCagttatatgcttaaaaaattagtttgatgtATTTCACAATCaaacttattgttattgtcatatatgtcttttcattttactcAACAAGTGTTCTTTCTATGCATGTCTAACACATTTATTACACTAACAAGTGTCTGATACATGTCCAACAAGTGTTTGGCGTGTGTTGAACATGGACCTATGTTTGTGCTTCTtaaaatacttgaaaacaaatgaCAGAATACAGAGGAAGTTGCTAGTAGAGCCTTTCACCTTCGGCTTGTAGCTTATGATTGAAGGATGAAGAAAATGCCGATCATTCATTTATCtgaatacttttttctttgagtGGTTGGAATCTGCTATTAAAGACTTTTTGTTTGTCTCTTCACTTGCCAAATTTGGTGGAGTTGCTTTCACAGCTTTAAATGGGTGGAAccttaaaaggaaaaacaaagatTTTGTCGAAAATTGTAGTTCAAGCTTTCCTTTTGGGAAATTTGGAAGCTTTGGGAAATTCGGATTTTGGAAGGAGTGGAATCGGAAGGTCTTGGAAAACACGTCTAACAATGttgatttctatttctatACTGTACAAGCAAACTCTTCCTTATGGTGTCTAAGAtgcaattttattattattattatagccTATCTCAaatccacacacacacattcaTCTCAACTTCTTATGAAGGTTCTATTGAAAAGTAGACATCTATGATCTTTGAGAAGGGATGAGGTAAATGGATGTGGGTGTTTGACAGTCAAAATctgttttatttgtaaaacTTTCCATGGAAGGCTAGTCAATaggaaaatagttttgaaggCTAATGTAGCTGTTGGAGGCTCAGGTTACTTAAGCATTAAGTTAGTACAAACTAGTATAAATATTAGTGTTCATTAGTAAAGAACAGCTCACTATTATtgctgtttttgtttttgttattgagGCTTGTCtccatttaagaaaaagaaaaaaggaaaagaaaaaagcagaTGTCAGGAGACAGGAAATAAAAGTTTACATCATAAATTATAAGTAATAACCCATTTGCAAGTTTGAGTTGATATCCATAACTGCATTATTAACAGCATCAAGTTGTTTGCAAGGGACTTCTCACTCTGATGGAAACCAGAACTAAACTgaattctatttttgttgatagTAGATTCAAATATGAATCTAGGGTACAAACACTAATTcgaacaaacaaataaaactcaaaCGCTCTTCTGttatcctctctctcaaggaagaacaaaaaacttttcttcaacaaaactcTAACTAACTTTCCTGCCCACTActtgttctttatttatactaatatATCTCGCACGTGTCATTCTACACACGAGCCACTACCCTTCTTCCCTTTCCTAGTATATTGATACAATATCGGgggtctatcattactctccctcttcaaattcaccttgtcctcaaggtgaaaatcTGGAAATCGCTGTTGCAAATCTTCATATAACTCCCATGTTGCCTCATGTCTCGGTAGACCCTTCCAACTCACTAACACATCCCAACTTCCAGCCTTATTCTTCAAATATCCATACACTTCTTCTGGCATAGCCCTCCATTCATAATTCTCTGATAAGTATGGAATATCATCACAATTCTCCTCGTGTTCCAAACACTTTCTTCAGCTGAGATACATGAAAAACTGGATGTATGGCTGCCTGTGCAGGTAACTCCAGTTTATATGCTACTGGCCCAACCCTTTCAATCACTTTATAAGGCCCAAAATATTTAGCAGAGAGCTTCTCATTCCTCTTTCTTCTCAATGATACTTGCCGATAAGGCCTTATTTCAATAAGACCAAATCTCCTACTTGATACTGTACGTCTCTCCTCTTCAAATCAGCATATTTTTTCATCTTATCCTGTGCCACTTGTAAATGTTCCTTCAAAGCATCCAAAGCTACATCTCTCTCTTTCAGTTGTTCATCCAATGTTGAATTCGATGTATCTCTAACCCCATAATATATCAATGGAGGAGGTAATCTGCCATATACTGCCTGAAATGGCGTGATACCCAACGACCGCTGATATGTAGTGTTATACCAATATTTAGCCCATGGTATCCATTTCACCCACTCCTTCAGTTTTTCTCCACAAAAACATAGTAAATAAATCGCTACTCCTCGATTAACTACTTCTGTTTGTCCATCTGACTGAGGATGATATGCAGTACTATGATTCAATCTTGTGCCTGCTAGTCTGAATAACTCTTTCCAGAAGGAACTCAAAAACACCTTATCTATATCTGACACTATGGACTTTGGAAAGTCGTGTAGTCTCACAACTTCTTTAACAAACAATTCAGCTAAAGACTTCGCATTATAGGGATGTTTCATTGGTAAAAAAGTGACCATATTTACTGAAAGTCTGAAACGGTCTACCACTACAAAGATAACCTCAAAcccattttcttttggtaatCCATCTACAAAATCCATGGAAATCTCTTCCCACACTCTATTAGGAACTTCCAAGGGTGTTAACAACCCTGCTGGAGATAATGCcaaagttttatttctttgacaAATCATGCACTcttcacaatattttttaacatattgTTTCATCCCTTCCCAATATAACTCTCCAGTCAACCTCTTGTATGTTCGTAGAAACCCTGAATGTCCTCCAAATACCGAATTATGAAAAGTATGTAAGATCATAGCGATTAGTTTGGAAGTTTTGGAAATTACCATACGATTCTTATACATCAACATCCCTTGCTTCATAGAGTATTTACTGGGCTGCTGCTcacctttttcttctaattctcCTCTGATCTTCTTAAGTCTCTCATCTTGATTGACCTCTTCTTTAATTACTGCCACATCAATTATGTTTGGAGCTGTCAGTTGATTCAAATGGACGGTTGGAGGTATTCTAGACAACGCGTCAGCAGCCTTGTTTTCTAACCCCGGCTTATATATCACCTCAAATGAATATCCTAAAAGCTTAGATATCCACTTTTGGTACTGGGGCTGAATCACCCGTTGTTCCAGCAAGAATTTTAATGACCGCGGATCAGTTTTCACCTTGAATCTCTTCCCCAATAAATAGGGACGCCATCTCTGTACTGTCATTACTACAGCCATCAATTCCCTTTCATAAACTGGTTTAACTCTATCTCTAACTGCTAGAGTATGACTATAATAAGCAATAGGTCTTTGGTTTTGTATTAACACTGCACCCAACCCATATCCAGAAGCATCCGTTTCAATCTCAAATGGAATGCTAAAATCTGGCATTGCTAACATGGGCAATGTCATCATGGTCATTTGCAACTTAACAAAGGCTTCTTGAGTCTCCTCAGTCCATCTAAATCCCCCTTTTTTAAGTAATTGGGTCAGAGGTGCTGCTATCGTCCCATAATGCTTTACAAATTTTTGATAATATCCAGTCAATCCCAAAAATCCTCGAACTTCTCTCACGTTAGTTGGAATAGGCCATTCTTTGATGGCTCTAATTTTCTCCGGATCCACCTCTACTCCTCCTCCAGATATGATATGCCCCAGGTATTCTACCCTTGCTTTGGCAAAGCTgcacttctttttgtttgcatacaattcattttttcgCAATACTTCTAACACTGCTTTGATGTGATCCAAATGAGCCTTTAAATTCTTGCTGTAAATCAGTATATCATCAAAGAATACCAGCACAAACTTTATGAGATACGGCTTGAATATAGCATTCATTAATGATTGGAAAGTTGATGGTGCATTTGTTAGTCCAAATGGCATCACCATGAACTCATAGTGACCTTCATGAGTCCTAAACGCAGTCTTCTCAATATCATCTGCACACATTCGAATCTGATGATACCCTGCCTTCAAATCAATCTTAGTAAATATAACAGCTCCATCTAACTCATCAAATAACTCTTCAATTACTGGAATTGGAAATTTGTCAGGCACAGTCACGTTATTCAAGGCTCTGTAGTCTACGCAAAACCGCCAActtccatctttttttctcaccAGTAATACAGGGCTCGAATAAGGACTCGTGCTTGGCCGTATTATCCCTGATTATAACATCTCTTCAACTAACTtctccatttcatttttttgttgataagCATATCGATATGGCCGTACATTAACTGGATTCACTCCCTCTTTCAAATGGATGTGATGTTCTATTATCCGCCAAGGAGGCAAAGTCTCTGGCCACTCGAAAACATCTTCAAATCTTTTCAACACCACAGCTACCGACTCTTCTTCAGTTAATATTTCTTCGATCaagtcttcttcttcagaCAAATCACATCTTTCCAAGGCTCTGTATTCTACTAAATAGCCTTGATCCTCTTCCCCCAAGTTTTTACTAAGTTTTTCTGGCTCACTCTAGCCTTAGTCAAGCTAGGATCTCCTCGTATTATAATCTTCTTTCCTTGATTCGTAAAGGATAGTATCAAGTTCTTCCAATCTACTCTGTTATTCCCAAAGAATAAAGCCACTGCATATTCAGTATGGCATCTACTCCTCCTAACTCCAAGGGTAAGAATTCATCAATCACTTTCCAATCACCTAACATCAGTTCCACAGCTCCACATATCCCTTTCCCTTTTATAGCAGTACCGAAACCCAAAATTACCCCATAGTTTGaggtttcttttgtttccagTTGTAACTCCTTCACAAGTCGTTCTGAAACAAAGTTGTGTGTCGCTCCACAATCTATTAACACCACAATTTCTCTCCCTCGTATCGTTCCCTTCACCTCCATTGTCCCTAGATTGTCCAATCCAACTACAGAGTTCATAGATAATTCTACTATCGCTTGGCCTTCTTCCATGATTTCGATGGTATTCAACTCCTTCAAAGCATTATTTCCATCTTCAATGATTTCATATTCTTCATTATCCTCCTTCACTACCAGCATTCGTAATTCCCTCAACTCCTTAGCCTTGCATTTATGGTCGTGAGAATACTTCTCATTACACCGAAAACACAGTCCCTTCTCCTTTCGAGCTTGGAATTCAGCATCAGACAATCGTTTTGTTGGACCCTCCTTTGGAACTTCCTCTTTCGATGTCCCTCGCAAAGTGATGGTTCTCATTGGCCAATTCATTCCTCCCTTATTTTCTCCAGTATTCACATTTGTATTAGTCTTGGTACTATTCTGTGGATTAGTTGTTCTTCCTCCGGAATATCTGGGAAGATTTGCCTCACGCCGAATATCTTCtctgttttcaattttttgcgCTATCCTTATCATGCGGGCGTCCTTTTGGCTCACAGAAATCCATCTCTGCTTGGATCCATAGTTTTAATCCCGACATAAAGGTTTCTTCTACTACTTTTTCGAGCAGATCTGATAGTGGTGCTACCCACTTAtcgaataaattttgatattcatcCATGGTTGTTGTTTGTTGGATACGCAAAAATCGCCTGTACAAAGATCCCTCCCTCGACGAACGGAATCTAACTAACAACCTTTCCCCTTCATATTCGCCCAATCAACAAACTTCTCCCGTTCTTCTTGTGAACGATACCAATTCAATGTCGGTCCTTCGAAACTAATAGTAGATACGGTTATCTTTTCAGATTCAGTGAGTTTATGGATAAGAAAATACCTTTCAGCGCAAAATAACCACGAATCGAGATCATCTCCGTTGAATATAGGCATCTCCactttcttaaatttgtttcgATCATTGTTTCCTTCTTCATTCGGTTTCTTCTCTTCGTTGTTCGTTTCGCTTTCTCGCCTCGAAGATCCTTCGCCTTCATCTATAATCTTCACCGAAAAAGTATGTATAGACAATTCGGATATCCTTTCGTTCATCGTTGTTCTCTCCTGTGCGGCTGATTCCATAATTctcaatattaattgattttgtctTTCCATGTTCTTCGATATATTGTTCAACGTTTTCTCAATCGCCAGCAGTTTCCCGATCTCCTTCTTGATGCCATGAATCTCTTGGTCTATCGTTTCAATCTTTTCTTCAATCCTCGTCTGCACCATCTTCTTGCTCGCCCAGAATCACGCTCTGATAGCAATTTGATGGAAAATAGAACTAAACTGAATTCTACTTTTATTGATAGTAGATTCAAATATGAATCTAGGGTACAAACACTAATTcgaacaaacaaataaaactcGAACACTCTTCTGttatcctctctctcaaggaagaacaaaaaacttttcttcaacaaaactcTAA
Coding sequences within:
- the LOC101218057 gene encoding transcriptional adapter ADA2a isoform X1; translated protein: MGRSRMVSRPEDEDSNQSKSKRKRPSSTEATNPATVGQELGDGKAALYHCNYCNKDLSGRIRIKCVACPDFDLCVECFSVGAELRPHKSNHPYRVMDNLSFPLLCPDWHADEESLLLEGIAVYGFGNWDGVAEHVGTKSKLQCLNHYNAIYMNSPCFPLPDLSHVMGKSREELLAMATVPGEVKNEFPMAGEHNLNEGSSLSARVKCEESKKEDSAHQTSSSGTAGSISGSTFSGAVKKSNKPQIKKETKQGESEADRSFSEKKPRVLGDSGPSVVELSGYNFKRKEFDIEYDNDAEHLLADMEFKDTDSEADHELKLRILRIYSKRLDERKRRKDFILDRDLLYSDPFEKHLSPEERAICQPYKVFMRFHSKEDHEELLKNLIEEHRIVKRIQELQEARAAGCRTIVESNKFLDQKRKETRESSKRIKESSQGVPCEVSNHLKGEYDDIPRGNVKESPRSQGSGKDPSSTTPWMSTTVHNWDISEFAGADLLSEMERRLCCEIRILPAHYLKMVDIISVEMLKGSVTKKSDVHGLFKVDPSKIDRVYDMVVKKGISQA
- the LOC101218057 gene encoding transcriptional adapter ADA2 isoform X4, which translates into the protein MNDRHFLHPSIISYKPKDNLSFPLLCPDWHADEESLLLEGIAVYGFGNWDGVAEHVGTKSKLQCLNHYNAIYMNSPCFPLPDLSHVMGKSREELLAMATVPGEVKNEFPMAGEHNLNEGSSLSARVKCEESKKEDSAHQTSSSGTAGSISGSTFSGAVKKSNKPQIKKETKQGESEADRSFSEKKPRVLGDSGPSVVELSGYNFKRKEFDIEYDNDAEHLLADMEFKDTDSEADHELKLRILRIYSKRLDERKRRKDFILDRDLLYSDPFEKHLSPEERAICQPYKVFMRFHSKEDHEELLKNLIEEHRIVKRIQELQEARAAGCRTIVESNKFLDQKRKETRESSKRIKESSQGVPCEVSNHLKGEYDDIPRGNVKESPRSQGSGKDPSSTTPWMSTTVHNWDISEFAGADLLSEMERRLCCEIRILPAHYLKMVDIISVEMLKGSVTKKSDVHGLFKVDPSKIDRVYDMVVKKGISQA
- the LOC101218057 gene encoding transcriptional adapter ADA2a isoform X2, with the translated sequence MGRSRMVSRPEDEDSNQSKSKRKRPSSTEATNPATGQELGDGKAALYHCNYCNKDLSGRIRIKCVACPDFDLCVECFSVGAELRPHKSNHPYRVMDNLSFPLLCPDWHADEESLLLEGIAVYGFGNWDGVAEHVGTKSKLQCLNHYNAIYMNSPCFPLPDLSHVMGKSREELLAMATVPGEVKNEFPMAGEHNLNEGSSLSARVKCEESKKEDSAHQTSSSGTAGSISGSTFSGAVKKSNKPQIKKETKQGESEADRSFSEKKPRVLGDSGPSVVELSGYNFKRKEFDIEYDNDAEHLLADMEFKDTDSEADHELKLRILRIYSKRLDERKRRKDFILDRDLLYSDPFEKHLSPEERAICQPYKVFMRFHSKEDHEELLKNLIEEHRIVKRIQELQEARAAGCRTIVESNKFLDQKRKETRESSKRIKESSQGVPCEVSNHLKGEYDDIPRGNVKESPRSQGSGKDPSSTTPWMSTTVHNWDISEFAGADLLSEMERRLCCEIRILPAHYLKMVDIISVEMLKGSVTKKSDVHGLFKVDPSKIDRVYDMVVKKGISQA
- the LOC101218057 gene encoding transcriptional adapter ADA2a isoform X3, with the translated sequence MGRSRMVSRPEDEDSNQSKSKRKRPSSTEATNPATVGQELGDGKAALYHCNYCNKDLSGRIRIKCVACPDFDLCVECFSVGAELRPHKSNHPYRVMDNLSFPLLCPDWHADEESLLLEGIAVYGFGNWDGVAEHVGTKSKLQCLNHYNAIYMNSPCFPLPDLSHVMGKSREELLAMATVPEFPMAGEHNLNEGSSLSARVKCEESKKEDSAHQTSSSGTAGSISGSTFSGAVKKSNKPQIKKETKQGESEADRSFSEKKPRVLGDSGPSVVELSGYNFKRKEFDIEYDNDAEHLLADMEFKDTDSEADHELKLRILRIYSKRLDERKRRKDFILDRDLLYSDPFEKHLSPEERAICQPYKVFMRFHSKEDHEELLKNLIEEHRIVKRIQELQEARAAGCRTIVESNKFLDQKRKETRESSKRIKESSQGVPCEVSNHLKGEYDDIPRGNVKESPRSQGSGKDPSSTTPWMSTTVHNWDISEFAGADLLSEMERRLCCEIRILPAHYLKMVDIISVEMLKGSVTKKSDVHGLFKVDPSKIDRVYDMVVKKGISQA